A region from the Arachis ipaensis cultivar K30076 chromosome B01, Araip1.1, whole genome shotgun sequence genome encodes:
- the LOC107637077 gene encoding glucan endo-1,3-beta-glucosidase 5-like translates to MLVVVVVVVLALRGASGAVAETGIGVNWGTVSFRKLKPTTVVDLLKDNKIGKVKLFEAEEDVLKALMGSGIEIMLGIPNEHLSLLSSSPSAADMWIQKNVSAYMSKHGALIRYIAVGNEPFLTSYNGEFQNFVIPAIQNLQESLVKANLAGSVKLVVPCNADAYESTVPSQGAFRPELTQIMTQLVQFLNSNGAPFIVNIYPFLSLYDNGEFPQDYAFFEGTTHPVIDGPNVYTNAFDGNYDTLVAALSKLGYGQMPIVIGEIGWPSDGAMGANITAARVFNQGLVNHVLSNKGTPLRLNSPPMDIYIFSLLDEGAKSILPGSFERHWGIFSFDGKAKYPLNLGLGNKELKNAKNVEYLPSRWCVASPSSDMNNVANHVRMACSVADCTTLNYGGSCNGIGEKGNISYAFNSYYQLQMQDARSCNFDGFGMVTSRDPSVGACRFILGVKDKDSDSSASQITTTYKYHLCILLVILII, encoded by the exons atgttggtggtggtggtggtggtggtattaGCGTTGCGTGGTGCTTCTGGTGCGGTGGCAGAGACGGGAATAGGGGTGAACTGGGGGACGGTGTCGTTCCGGAAGCTAAAGCCGACGACGGTGGTTGATCTGCTGAAGGATAACAAGATTGGGAAGGTGAAGTTGTTCGAGGCAGAGGAGGACGTGTTGAAGGCACTGATGGGGAGTGGGATTGAGATCATGCTTGGCATCCCTAACGAGCATCTCTCTCTCTTGAGCTCATCTCCTTCAGCTGCAGACATGTGGATTCAGAAGAATGTTTCTGCTTATATGTCCAAGCATGGCGCTCTTATCAG GTATATTGCTGTTGGAAATGAGCCATTCCTGACGAGTTATAATGGTGAATTTCAGAATTTTGTGATTCCGGCAATACAGAATCTACAAGAGTCCTTAGTGAAAGCAAATCTAGCTGGCTCTGTAAAACTAGTTGTGCCATGCAATGCAGATGCCTATGAGTCCACGGTTCCATCCCAAGGTGCATTCAGGCCAGAACTGACCCAAATAATGACTCAGCTGGTTCAGTTCCTCAACTCAAATGGAGCCCCATTCATTGTTAATATATATCCATTTCTCAGCCTCTATGACAATGGAGAGTTCCCTCAAGACTATGCATTCTTTGAGGGAACAACTCATCCTGTCATAGATGGCCCCAATGTTTACACCAATGCCTTTGATGGCAACTATGACACTTTGGTTGCAGCTCTCAGTAAACTTGGGTATGGCCAGATGCCTATAGTCATTGGAGAAATCGGATGGCCCTCTGATGGAGCCATGGGTGCGAATATCACTGCAGCAAGGGTCTTCAATCAAGGCCTAGTCAATCATGTCCTAAGCAACAAAGGGACACCGTTGAGGCTGAATTCACCGCCTATGGATATTTATATCTTTAGCCTGCTGGATGAAGGAGCAAAGAGCATACTTCCAGGAAGCTTTGAGAGACACTGGGGGATATTCTCTTTTGATGGAAAAGCTAAATATCCATTGAACCTTGGCCTTGGAAACAAGGAGTTGAAGAATGCAAAGAATGTTGAGTACCTACCTTCAAGATGGTGTGTGGCAAGCCCTTCCAGTGATATGAATAATGTGGCAAACCATGTCAGAATGGCATGCAGTGTTGCAGACTGCACTACTCTAAACTATGGAGGTTCTTGTAATGGAATTGGAGAGAAGGGTAACATTTCATACGCCTTCAATAGTTACTATCAGCTGCAAATGCAAGATGCAAGAAGCTGCAACTTTGATGGTTTTGGTATGGTTACTTCTAGAGACCCTTCAGTTGGGGCTTGTCGTTTTATTTTGGGAGTTAAGGATAAAGATTCTGATTCATCTGCTTCTCAGATAACAACAACATATAAATATCATCTCTGCATTCTGCTGGTAATTTTAATTATCTAA